In Scomber japonicus isolate fScoJap1 chromosome 19, fScoJap1.pri, whole genome shotgun sequence, a single genomic region encodes these proteins:
- the ric1 gene encoding guanine nucleotide exchange factor subunit RIC1 translates to MYFLTGWPRRLLCPLRSEEEPFYIQPSSQRFYFAVLSETQLSIWFSRPSVLIVSYIESAKAAAQFGFYQKAEWKPDDSMIAVATAKGYILLFDVLGGGDDKYLYEPVYPKGSPRVKVTPGYKEEQCAPALSLEMKKPVDLEAPITSLQSLQEDLLVCTADGYLHVLHWDGLGSNGRKAICLTTIPFSLDLQSARGGPSLDLEGVHIRCMEYCVTLDGFAVVLSDGRLGFITPLSNIITADQLQGVWAADVTDGTCVAVNNKYRLMAFGCASGSVLVYMIDTTTGSMQLSHKLELTPKHYPDTYNKTGPVKLICWSPDYSVAMVTWECGGLSLWSVFGAHLICTLGEDFAYRSDGTKKDPIKISSMSWGAEGYHLWVIPNKQERRTQEEQQEEKEEGEEVEMVPPPQSSQQAGILQFHFIKSALTVNPCTSNQEQVLLHGEDRLYLTCGDPTQVHNTSDTHAHTHLHPHDSSPLHHPPNPESSLSQGLSTLLGHKHWHVVQIHSTYLESNWPIRFAAINTEGQCMAVAGRRGLAHYSLFTRKWKLFGNITQEQNMTVTGGLAWWKDFVVVACYNFIDQQEQLRLYQRSSNLDNAFASVTKLHSDTLLLNVFRDMVILFRADCSICLYSIERRNDSPNPTASVELLQEVSMSRYIPHPALVVSVTLTSVRTETGITLKAPQQACMAESIMLNLAGQLIMLHRDRSGPQVREKETPANNKKQLPFCPPVVLAQCVENVWTTCRSNRKKRHLLEALWLSCGEAGMKVWLPLFPRDHRKPHSFLSRRIMLPFHINIYPLAVLFEDALVLGASNETVLYDGLQGSSEPLEALFPFCTVERTSQIYLHHILRQLLVRNLGEQALMLAQSCASLPYFPHVMELMVHVVLEEEATSREPIPDPLLPTVAKFITEFPLFLQTIVHCARKTEYALWNYLFAAVGNPKDLFEGCLMARDLDTAASYLIILQNMEVPAVSRQHATLLFNTALEEGKWDLCRHMIRFLKAIGSGEMETPPPTPTTQEPSSSGGFEFFRNRSISLSQSADSITTGKFNLQKTFSMPTGPSAKGRDVECAENMYIDMMLWRHARHLLEQVRLRDLGCFSAQLGFELIGWLCRERNRVARVDDFVLALKRLHKDFLWPFPVIPVGSLSSPLKNGRCRTVLSTRLLKSQSADSLLNSDMDTAPPQAAPSNHTWLDGIGERTKDMDTASSAHSNQHSPQTHDAFLSLLTNKVEEYSIGSATDLTETSSVVDGDWTMVDENSSTLSLSQAELEHISMELANKGPHKSQVQLRYLLHVFMEAGCLEWCVVIGLILRDANVIKQVISFLDSPEVPAETVQSVRNGLLAVDTWASTDCLGYKPFLNLIQPHLQQLMDSVAEQVQPEAFQPASQSSKLSGSEGLGGATLPRPEDSRGAAAPLGMALPSQEPAGGFPRPPSEDCPPEQTEEQGDEEGAYDCTLS, encoded by the exons aCCGCCAAAGGCTACATCCTCCTGTTTGATGTGCTGGGTGGAGGGGATGACAAGTACCTATATGAGCCTGTCTACCCAAA AGGAAGTCCTCGTGTGAAGGTGACCCCGGGCTATAAGGAGGAACAATGTGCCCCTGCTCTGTCTCTAGAGATGAAGAAGCCTGTGGATCTAGAGGCCCCCATCACCAG TCTCCAGTCCCTCCAGGAGGACTTACTGGTGTGCACCGCAGACGGCTACCTCCACGTGCTGCACTGGGATGGGCTGGGGAGCAACGGACGCAAGGCCATCTGCCTCACTACCATCCCCTTCTCACTAGACCTACAGTCTGCTCGAG gtggtcCCTCTCTGGACCTGGAGGGAGTGCATATCCGTTGTATGGAGTATTGTGTAACCCTGGACGGCTTCGCTGTGGTACTGAGCGACGGACGCTTGGGCTTTATCACACCACTCAGCAACATCATCACGGCAGAT cagCTGCAGGGCGTCTGGGCAGCAGATGTGACTGATGGCACCTGCGTGGCCGTCAACAACAAATACAGACTGATGGCTTTCGGCTGTGCAAG TGGCTCAGTGCTGGTCTACATGATAGACACCACGACAGGATCCATGCAGCTCTCCCACAAACTGGAGCTCACCCCAAAACACTACCCAG ACACCTACAACAAGACAGGCCCAGTCAAGCTCATCTGCTGGTCACCTGACTACAGCGTTGCCATGGTTACATGGGAGTGTGGAGGCCTGTCGCTGTGGAGTGTCTTTGGAGCTCACCTAATCTGCACTCTGGGAGAGGATTTTGC ATATCGTTCTGATGGTACCAAGAAGGATCCCATTAAAATCAGCTCTATg AGCTGGGGAGCAGAGGGTTACCATCTGTGGGTGATCCCTAacaaacaggagaggaggacgcaggaggagcagcaagaggagaaggaggagggggaggaggtagAGATGGTGCCACCTCCTCAGTCCTCCCAGCAGGCCGGCATACTGCAATTCCACTTCATCAAGAGTGCTCTCACAGTGAACCCCTGCACG AGTAACCAGGAGCAGGTGTTACTTCACGGTGAAGACCGCCTCTATTTGACCTGTGGCGACCCCACACAGGTCCACAACACCtctgacacacacgcacacacacacttgcacccACACGACAGCAGCCCACTGCACCATCCCCCCAACCCcgaatcctctctctctcagggaCTCAGCACTTTACTTGGACACAAGCACTGGCACGTGGTCCAG ATTCACAGCACATACCTAGAGAGCAACTGGCCTATAAGG TTTGCAGCCATAAACACAGAAGGCCAGTGCATGGCTGTCGCAGGGAGGCGGGGCTTGGCACACTACTCTTTATTCACGAGGaaatggaaactgtttggaaataTCACTCAG GAGCAGAACATGACAGTAACGGGCGGTCTGGCTTGGTGGAAAGACTTTGTGGTGGTGGCCTGTTACAATTTTATAGACCAGCAAGAGCAG TTGAGACTCTATCAACGATCATCCAACCTGGACAACGCCTTTGCCTCGGTCACAAAGCTGCACTCAGACACTCTGCTGCTCAACGTCTTCAGAGACATGGTCATCTTGTTCAGAGCTGACTGTTCCATCTGTCTCTATAGTATAGAGAGGCGGAATGACAG TCCAAACCCGACAGCCAGCGTGGAGTTGCTGCAGGAAGTGTCGATGTCTCGCTACATCCCACACCCTGCCCTAGTGGTGTCTGTCACACTCACGTCTGTGCGCACAGAGACTGGCATCACATTGAAAGCCCCGcagcag GCCTGCATGGCAGAGAGCATCATGTTGAATCTGGCTGGCCAGTTGATCATGCTACACAGGGACCGTTCGGGGCCGCAGGTACGAGAGAAGGAGACGCCCGCCAACAATAAGAAACAG CTACCATTTTGTCCTCCGGTAGTGCTGGCCCAGTGCGTGGAGAATGTGTGGACCACATGTCGCTCCAACAGGAAGAAACGCCACCTACTGGAGGCCCTGTGGTTGTCCTGCGGTGAGGCGGGCATGAAAGTCTGGCTGCCGCTGTTCCCCCGAGACCACCGCAAGCCTCACTCCTTCCTCTCCAGGCGCATCATGCTGCCCTTCCACATCAACATCTACCCGCTGGCTGTGCTGTTTGAGGATGCCCTGGTACTGGGGGCGAGCAATGAGACTGTGCTGTATGACGGGCTGCAGGGTTCCTCAGAGCCGCTGGAGGCGCTGTTCCCCTTCTGCACCGTAGAGAGAACCTCCCAGATCTACCTCCACCACATTCTGAGGCAGCTGCTGGTTCGCAACCTGGGTGAACAG GCTTTGATGCTGGCTCAGTCGTGTGCTTCCCTTCCCTATTTCCCCCACGTCATGGAGCTGATGGTGCATGTGGTGCTGGAAGAAGAGGCAACATCGAGAGAGCCCATCCCTGACCCTCTGTTGCCCACCGTGGCCAAGTTTATCACCGAGTTCCCCCTCTTTCTCCAGACCATCGTCCACTGCGCCCGGAAGACAGAGTACGCCTTGTGGAACTACCTGTTCGCTGCTGTGGGGAACCCCAAGGATCTGTTCGAGGGGTGTCTCATGGCTCGAGATCTGGACACAGCAGCCTCCTATCTGATTATACTGCAG AACATGGAGGTTCCAGCAGTGAGCAGACAGCACGCCACACTGCTCTTCAACACGGCGCTTGAGGAGGGCAAGTGGGACCTCTGCCGACACATGATCCGATTCCTCAAAGCCATCGGCTCTGGAGAGATGGAGACCCCGCCCCCAACTCCCACCACACAG gaACCCAGCTCAAGTGGGGGTTTTGAGTTCTTCAGAAATCGCAGCATCAGCTTGTCTCAGTCGGCTGACTCCATCACTACGGGCAAGTTCAACCTGCAGAAGACCTTCAGTATGCCCACTGGACCTTCTGCTAAAGg TCGGGATGTGGAGTGTGCAGAGAACATGTATATTGATATGATGCTCTGGCGCCATGCCCGCCACCTCCTGGAGCAGGTACGCCTTCGTGACCTGGGGTGTTTCTCAGCACAGCTGGGCTTCGAGCTCATCGGCTGGTTGTGTCGTGAACGAAACCGCGTGGCCCGCGTTGATGATTTTGTTTTGGCGTTAAAGAGACTCCACAAGGATTTTCTCTGGCCATTCCCTGTTATCCCCGTGGGAAGCCTCAGCTCACCGCTGAAGAACGGACGGTGTCGCACAG ttCTGAGCACACGGCTGTTGAAGTCGCAGTCAGCTGACAGCTTGCTGAACAGTGACATGGACACAGCGCCCCCTCAGGCTGCTCCCAGCAACCACACCTGGCTGGACGGGATCGGGGAGAGGACCAAAGACATGGATACAGCCTCGTCTGCTCACTCCAACCAACACTCACCACAGACACATGACGCTTTCCTGTCACTGCTCACCAACAAAG TGGAGGAGTACAGTATTGGCTCAGCTACAGACTTAACAGAGACCAGCTCAGTGGTGGATGGTGATTGGACGATGGTTGATGAGAACTCCTCGACTCTGAGTCTCAGCCAGGCCGAGCTGGAGCACATCTCCATGGAGCTTGCCAACAAAGGCCCGCACAAGTCGCAGGTGCAGCTCAG GTATCTCCTCCACGTGTTCATGGAGGCGGGTTGTCTGGAGTGGTGTGTTGTGATTGGTTTGATACTGCGGGATGCCAATGTCATCAAGCAGGTCATCAGCTTCCTGGACAGCCCCGAGGTCCCCGCAGAAACTGTGCAGAGTGTCCGAAACGGCTTGTTGGCTGTTGACACGTGGGCCTCTACTGACTG CCTGGGATACAAACCATTTCTCAACCTGATCCAGCCGCACCTACAGCAGCTGATGGATTCAGTGGCTGAGCAGGTGCAGCCCGAGGCCTTCCAGCCCGCCAGCCAGAGCTCCAAACTCAGCGGCTCTGAGGGGCTGGGAGGCGCCACTTTACCACGTCCTGAGGACAGCAGGGGAGCAGCAGCTCCACTGGGCATGGCCCTACCCTCCCAGGAACCCGCCGGAGGTTTTCCGAGACCCCCCTCTGAGGACTGTCCTCCTgagcagacagaggagcaggGAGACGAGGAGGGAGCCTATGACTGCACCTTGTCTTGA